GGTAGGCAAAAAGCCTAGTAAGACATAAAACCAGCACCACCTGTCTAAGGCTAAGACAAGGGGGTGAAAGAGGGAGATTTGTTAAGAAATGTAAAGAAAATGTTATTACACCATAGAGGATTATTAGAATAAAAGGCGCCTGCTAATAAAAGACTTCTAAAGGCGAAGAGCAACTGGAATATCAAAAAGTGGCGGGTTGCCATATTTTGAAGAAGAGAAGTAGAAAAGAGAGAATACAAAAGGCCATGTAGCCGAGGAGGGGCAAGTCTACTGTTTTTTTAGTCCCCACCCGGAAAGAATAATGGGAGTCCAAAAATAGAATATAATAAGGGTAACTAGGGAAGTAAGGGTAAAAACAGAGACTATTCCTACTCCCCATCTCCATCCCCCATAACACATCGTTATACCCGTTCCCAGTCATGTTATCATGTCGAAAGGGAATGATGAATTATAGACCCAATGAGGATGAGGGGCATGAGGGAGTGGGTTTTTGCCTGTGTCTTTTTATCTGGTGGTTGTTGACTTACTCTGATGGATACCTAGTATGTATCCCTCCTGGAAGCTATTTACCTCCCCTTGAATTATATTAAAAACCACACCCATAACAGGTTATATACACCCCACCCCCGAGTTGTTCAGTCTGTCTTTCTCAAAACCGGCTTTTATACCCCTCAAACTAGCCGCCGTGTATTTCGTGTATCCCCCACAAGTCACCCACCCACCTAAGACAGATAATACTCAGAATAGACGCCTGTTGCCATTGTAAATGATCTGGTTGGGAATAGATCCGGGACTGGCCATTACCGGTTGGGCCATTCTGAAAGAAAGAGAAGGAGACACACCTCTACTAGTAGACTATGGTATCATCGAGACGAAGGAATGTCTACCCACTGGGGCGCGTCTGAAGGAAATTGAGGAAGACATAACGGCCATTGTTAGGGAATTCAAGCCCAGTCATGTGGTGGTGGAGATGCCTTTTTTCCACAGCCAGGTGAAAGCTGCCGGCGGCGTCTTACAGGCTTTGGGGGTAATTCATCTAGTGTGTTACCGGGAGGCAAGGCTAATCCCCATTTTCCTCCACCAGGCCAGTTGGAAAGCTAATTTAGGCAATGGACATGCAAACAAAAAACAAGTAGCTATGATTCTACAACAGATTTTCTCTCTCCCCCACCTCCCCATCGATGACAGTCTAGACGCCATTGGTATTGCCTACGCGGGTATTTGTGGTGTCAGAAACAATATCCGGTAAGAATATCCCCCAGGGGATAAACCCCCCCGCCGGTT
The nucleotide sequence above comes from Geminocystis sp. M7585_C2015_104. Encoded proteins:
- a CDS encoding crossover junction endodeoxyribonuclease RuvC, yielding MIWLGIDPGLAITGWAILKEREGDTPLLVDYGIIETKECLPTGARLKEIEEDITAIVREFKPSHVVVEMPFFHSQVKAAGGVLQALGVIHLVCYREARLIPIFLHQASWKANLGNGHANKKQVAMILQQIFSLPHLPIDDSLDAIGIAYAGICGVRNNIR